TTGTATCTTTATCGATTTACAATTAAGTTTTCTTATACtttgttacaaattttgagaatttacatagaattatcaatattttaaaattatattttgtttaattataagtaatattttagttatagTTACTTAAACTTACCTTTGATATAATGAAAAGATGATCTAAGTGAATGAACTGCAGAGATGTTTGCGGTGTGTAAGGAAAGAGAATCTATAGGAAGAGTATCGAAACGTAAAGATTCCTGTTGTATTTGGACGACAAATAAGTCCATCATGCGATTATATAACCCAGTCTGTAAAGCGTGACATGATCGAGTAAATATGTAGTTGAGTATTTGAATTTTAGCAACATGTATTTAGCGCTATTGACAGCTGCTATTTACATTTGGtcgtttatattataaaattcaaaactgCAGCATactaatagtaaaaatatataaaaacctGATCCAAAACATATGCTGCAAGAAATGTAATAAGTCCTTCTTTTGACCACAAAGGCACGTCATCATACCAATAAGATATCGTTTTACGTGCTATAAAGTTGGCCACTTTCATTTTGCGAGCAATATGATCGAAggtattatcataaataatatcttcttgcctgaaaattgttttcgagtattaaaaatataccaaaaatttttattataagtatgtaatttaataaatttctatactGTCGTTGTAATAGATACAAGTTATTACGAAAgcataaataaacatttaattatatttatctaaaaatttaaagataaaccAGTAGTAAAGTTAAATCTGAATTTGacaggaaaaaaatgttatatttatacaacttgggtttttatatatttttggtgaacaatatatatcatattgtaaatgaaataatatggCAATAACTATTTACTTACACATTTACATAGAATTTGTTTAAGATAAAAGggggaaaaatattttgagcaTTTTTGCATCAGCAATATTACGTTCGAAAATTTGTatgacatttaaaataataagaatattgattgatgattatttatcaatattattcgtggaaaaaataagattttatatgaATGTTTTACTACATAAAACTTATACATAAACATATCCATGTTTTACTATGTAAAACTTATACATAAATCGCAATTATTCatgcttttaataattaaatctgaattaaaatttaatttgacgtgtaaaaaataattatattaattttttgtttaaactttaaagaatattttaatcatattaatagttaataatttaaattattataaatatgtatatatatatataattattatattatatatattttaataattataatttttaattatactaacataaaaatattcattttttttagttttataatgttataaatcaatatgtttatacaattttattttaatttttgttttactaaGGAGTACCTTAATAGAATAAATCCCCGCGTTTTTTCATTGCTGTGTTCAAAGTCCTCAATTACAAAGTAATCTAATTTTGGTAATATAATTCCTCTACTTTTTAGTTTCAAATAGTATAGAACTACTCGGACAATGTTTTCTGCGAATCGCATTTGGTCAATCACTTcttttttataccaaaatttgacatttctagtagaaacaaaaaaattagtgAATGTGGATATCACAATTGTTAAATGTTCAGGAAACATTAAAGGTGATTTGTCAAAGTAAGTCCACAGAGTGTCATCCAAGTTTTCAACTTGTATTCGTATCGGCATAGTCGATAAAAACTTATAGTCTTTATGATGCTTGATAGAAATGTTAAAggttgttttaaatattgccTCGTTCCAATATGGAAATAATTCAACTGCTTTTATTACTTCAATGCTTTCCTtgtttaatctattttattttaaatgtataattaatataaaagtttaatcacaattttactaaaaatttattatctgaaCTTACATTATGTCCTTTTCTTTGTCTGCGTCCATTTCGTCTTCTGATATCATACcgatatatttgaattttaagatATACCTATCAGGATATAAAACATCCCCTGATAACTTGATAAAATCAAGatgaatatacttttttttaaattcattgatAAATGAAAACTTTTGGATGCtgaatatcttattattatcgttgtcAAACAGATCAATTTGATTTATGAAGATAGTGTTTGCGTTTATAGTTATATTTTCCGTTGGGCGATTAATCTGGATGGTGATATTGCACTCTCCAAGAAAGATATTTCTGTATACGTCATATTCTATTTTGACACCATAATGCAGTGGTTTAAAAGTGCCATTcaaaacattgtaattaagTTCAGTGtcatttttcgtaaattttgcagtagatagtataattatcatgataaatattaatctgttTAATAAGATATGTGAAAATGCCATACTAATTCCCACTTGAAGCATCTGCAAGAAGAATTTCTTGATTAGATAAAACACATACATTTGCGACACATGCTATTTAACTTCTACAATATAtaagaagaataaatattatataacaactATTGTAGTTAATCGTACTAAAGCGGTGTaagattttcttgaaaaacggttaaaagaaagaaagaattatttgtgatagtaaaaaaagaaacaaaattttaaatacgagAGGTTATCTAGAATTTTATGTGAGCGAGCAGCAtaatttgttcaaaattttttgttaaatataaaactaaaaatattaaatatgtataaaatttatatattactcaAAATGCAACTCAGTTAGGACATTTCATATACGTTTCATATACGTTTTATAAACATGTTCATTGTATTCATGTACGTTGAGAAAACGTATATGAAACGAACGTGTGTTATTTGGCAATAAGTAAgagaaactaaattttatttttacagaaaattacGTTCTTACATTGCtacagataattaaataaaatttcacttcAACCATATGTACCctagttttcaaaaaatacaatcgatattttcaataaattttgcaaatatcataataattataataattttaaacgtgtgatataaatgttattaaaaaattttacattcaaacagacgataaataattgttacatttatctCAGCTCACGTACCATAAattgaaaaaggaaaaaatgaaaagaattgttaaatatgtttatcagctctgaagaatattttttaaagaatataaagctGTATCTGTTGTGTTTTAGtaatttgttatatgtttttaatgagaaatattttacttatggTAACTCACTTCTATAGATTACAATGAtgtgtttattataattacagtactttgtaacaattaacaatttgtaacAATAGTACAGTTAACACCGTCTGGATTTGCAAATGCAGAGATATGTAAATGATGAATTGAATTGCTATCTTACTGTTTCGAGAAATCACCGAACACTAAGTGGAATATTGGCAGCtaacataatatatagattatatgATGTAAATAGTTCCTAAGAGGTTACGCGGTAACATATGCTACTAAACAATGGAGACGTTATTGACCGTTGATATCTAATCGAATAAAATCGcgcataaaatatagaaagtaaATTTGTACGTTGTTTTTAACTATTGTTACAGAATATGTGTGGAAAAGTATACTTTTAAAGCACATATCAGTTTTATGTTtactatattaaaatagaaattgaatattttttcggatataatcaatttgtattaaattataaatttattgatatatattcttatacatTGTTACGAATAAAAGAAGAGATTTTTACTCatcaaaaaatgaattattaagctttattataaaagatattatattgttaaaataataaaatactataaaatttttatgtcaaagAAGAGCCAAATGGAAGAATAACAAACATACCAAAAACTTACacttagatataataaataaataaaataattatatttatatgtaaaaatataaattaatgataaatattagattaatgaaatattaaaaacaagtgAATCAAAAATGGAACAACTTAAAATcgagaagtaatatttaatacaataataaaaacagtattacaaaaatatttcatatataaagcAGCAAGTAAAACAATTGTCTTTCATGGATTCAATTGTTTGCTTAGttctttctttctatataGGTAGGTATATCGATGCGCTCGTAGTATGTGACTCGTTTTTCACATTCCAATTttcgtttctttattttttgtttaactgCATCAATTAGTCGCTTTTCACTGAGACCTTTTGCAAATTCAGTTATCTAAAACAGATTAtttgaagatataaaaaacaatataaacaaatataaatttttcttctactatatacaatatatacaatttcagACGTTATAATTTGCTGTATTAAGTGCATTGAGATATGTTCTGATATATCGCGTATGTcacaattttaacataaataagcTCAACATAAAAAGGCGAAGTAATGAGaatgttatatacatataccaGGAAAATATACCTTTTCGAATTGTTCTACAGAATGTTCGTGCGTAATAATAACGATTAATATGGCAATGTGATCAATTTGCCTAGAAaagtaaagtaatatatttaacaaacataacaaatattcataaatactaaaatatattaataaatgaaaatgtaatcACTTGTTTATACTGAATTCGAACAATCTTATATTGTCGAATATATACTTGAGCACATCATCATTTCTTGCATGTTTTGCAACAATTAGAAGAACGTTTTTAGCACTTGTTTTActgttttttacattataatgaactctctcatttattattatatccaaATAAATTCGATAAGTATCAGGATTTGTAAAGCATGTTAAGTAGTCTAAAAATGCATCATCGGATGTTCTCTCCCATTTAATCAACACTTTGTCCCAAGTAAGGGGGTTTGCTGTCATTAAACCTTTACAGTATATCCATTCCCTCCATTTCGAAAGTCTGCATTAccagagaaaaagaaatattctatacaaatacttaactacaatattttgtaatattaaaataatttatccggCATAGGGCAATAATGCCACCAAATTTGTTCATATTAATCTCGTGGTTGTAAAACATCTTACTTGTTTTGTTCAGAAGTTTGAAGATCTTCTTTTAATTTCGAAGTGGCTATTTTTCTGCATTCTGGCTCACCGAGAACACATGCCCACTTTACCGCTTCTTCTCTTAAACATTTAGTAAAATCATTTTCGTCAAATTTGTCATCGTATCCTATATTTTGCAGAAGTTTATTgaacatttctttaattacctcctaaaaaattgttaaataataaaaaatttattattatttgtgaaaaagatataagtatatttacacatatatttatttaacgccTTTTATACAGTGTTTTAATACTAcacattattctttttttgtagaaaaatactcttattttaatttaccttTATAAGGGCATTATGTTGAATTTCCCAGACACATGTCATGTATTCAACAGCTTTAATCATAGGATACCATGCTACATAGTCCGTATCTTTTAATAGAAAGCTTGTAATATCCCAAAACAAGTTGATACTGAGTTGCTTTTGCGTCAAAAAGTAAAACGCATCATCGATGATTAGGGCTCGATTCAGAACAGGAATcgtgttataattttcattgtaCAAATACCAGGCAAGTCTTTTCCAGTTTTCCAAATCATAATTAACGCGATAGTACCCtatagcacaaaaatatttttgttattagaGCATcttcatcaaatttattaagaaatgcttgtaaatatcattattttcttttatatatattactctcAATTTATTGTACTAAGTTATTATACTAAGTCACCCAAGCGCGTGCCATTTTTTTCCGTTGTATAATAATTGGCActtttactttctttaaaatactactactttttgtataataacaaAGATACAAGTTGTCACAATATGTTAAACGCAATCATCTCGATGACAACTGATcagtaataaacaaaatcgTTAATTCTAACGTCGCAATCGACCTCTTAATAACGCGAAAAAGAATTCTCAAAAATACATAGCCTGCCTCTTTTAAGGTAGAAATGAACTCTTGCCGAACATTAAGTATGTGCTCTTCACTGCCATTAAAACGATCAgtagaaagaaaaagtttcAAGCTTCCAAAcgctttttcttaaattaaaacacaatgGTTTTCGCGGAGTTACAATGATTTGAAGATTGGTTTCTTTAGCAATTTTTCTTGATCACTTAATTGTTGCGAGTAGTGTATGTATTTGAAttgtattgtacatatattaatatattaaataaataacatatttctaATGATTGAACATGGAATAATGAAGAAtcaattatagaaaataaagtcagcagaataataaaaatactgtttAATATTTACCTTGTTGTAAATTGAGAATGATCCAATCATTAATGTCAATCTTGTGCGATATATAATGGTACGGTGTTAGTGTAGATAGCCAAAAGTAATGTGTCTCGATGTTCATGAGTGATTTCGTCGTATATACCACGTATAATTCATATTGTTTCATATTAGGAAATTGTATATgtttagaattaatatatgtgaTTGATACTAAGTTAGTAGAATAATTTCGTGTCACGTACAGTACAGGATAATGTCCTTGCATTGACCAAATATCGATTACATCTTCTATATTAAAGTTACGTATATTACTTGTTGTACCTAGAATACTTTCCACAGCGTTCCAAAATGATACAATAGTAGATAAATTCTCAGTATCTGTCGCGTTTGTCTGATTATGcctgaaaaataacattgcaaaaatttttcttattatttataaaattacatcatttactataaataataattcctcaatatgttgtttaaaattctttacataAAGAGTAACTAAAAGTAGCCGATAAGTTTAAAACGGTTAGTTCCTAGTTTTGAACAGTAGATGTTGAAGCATGTCATTTGCTTTactgttcaaattttttatttcattattattatcaccatttaaagatataaaaagatattactcACTGTATGTTTTTATACATGTTGAGACTAGTCCAAAACTTCATATCagatattatatgatataacaTGCGCCATATAATAGATGCTGTAACGAttcaaattgtaaaatatttgttgaatagtataatgtattttttttacttttaatatagtattaattaCTATTGACATAATAgtaattagtattttaaaatagtcttaatttttatttttaatatacttataatatgttttatatataaataagttgTATTTTAATCGATTTACAGTTAAGTTTTCTTATACtttgttacaaattttgtaaatttacatagaattatcaatatttcaaaattacattgtctttgattctaaataatattttagttatatttgCTTAAACTTACATGTGATATAATAACGGGATGATTTAAATGGCAGAGAATCTGTAGGAAGATCATCGAAACGTAAAGATTCCTGTTGTACTTGGATGTAAAATAAGTCCATCATGGAATATAACCGAGTCTGTAAAGCGTGACATGATCgagtaaatatatttcgagagaagttttttaaattttggcaACACGTATTTAGCGCTGTTGACAGCTGCTATTAACGTTTAGTCgattatattaaagtataaagtaATGTACTCTAATAgtgaaagtataaaaaaacctGATTCAAAATAAGTGCTGCAAGAAACGTAATAAATCCTTCTTTGGACCACAGAAACATATCATCATACCAATAAGAAATCGTTTTACGTGCTATTAAGTTTGCCACTTCCATTTTGCGAACGGGatgtaatgtataattataaataatatcttcttcCCTGCAAATTGTTTTGAAGTCTTTCTAGTATTAGAAATAtacctaaattttttttatataataatgcaatttaataaatttctatattgtcgttgtaatagatataaattattacgaagacacaaataacatttaattatatttatttaaatatttaaagataaaccagtaataaagttaaatctgAATGTGACAAGAAaagaatgttatatttatacaacttggatttttatatatttttggtgaacaatatatatcatattgtaAATGATATAACATGGcacaaactatttatttactcatttgtatagaatttattgaagataaaagggggaaaaatattttaaacactttTGCGTCAGTAATATTACATGCAAAAATGTGTAtaacattcaaaataataaaaattttgataattttttatcaatattattcgtGAATAAAATAAGCTTATGTATTACTTGTACGTAAAACTTGTACATAAATAGCAGTTATTTTTCAtgctttcaataattaaatctgaattaaaatctaatttgacataaaaaataattattttagttttttgtttaccataaaataaagataagattattttattagaacgTGGTGTAAGTGACGTGATGTTTtagttgttttttaataaccACACTAacattaaaatgcattttttttatttttataatattatagaaaaatatatttatttaatttggtttcaatttttgttttattaaggAGTACCTTAATAGAATGAATCCCCGCGTCTTTTCGTTACTATGTTGAAAGTCCTCAATTACAAAGTAATCtatttttggtattattgCTCTACTTTTTAGTTGCAAATAGTATATGACATCTTGGACAATGTTTTCTGCGAATCGCACCTGGTCGatcatttcttttctataccaaaatttgacatttttaatagaaGCGAAGAAATTAGTGAATGTGGATTTCACAATTGTTAAATGTTTAGCGGACATTAAAGGTGATTTGTCAAAGTAAGTCCACAGAGTGTTATCCAAGTTTTCAACTTGTATTCGTATCGGCATACTCGATAAAAACTTATAGTCTTTATGATGCTTGATAGAAATGTTAAAggttgttttaaatattgccTCGTTCCAACATGGAAATAATTCAACtgcttttattactttaatgcTTTTCTTGTTTaacctattttattttaagtttatgagtaatataaaagtttaatcataattttactaataatttattatttgaacttACATTTTGTTCTTTTCATTGTCTGCGTCCTTTTCGTCATCGAATATCATACCgctatatatgaattttaagaTATACGTATCAGGATATAAAACATCCCCTGATAACTGGATAAAATCAAGatgaatatacttttttttaaattcattgatAAATGAAAACATTTGGATGCTGAACATCTCATTATAATCGTCGTCAAACAGATCAATTTGCTCTATGGAGATAGTGTTTGTGTTTATAGTTATATTTTCCGTTGGGCGATTAATCTGGATGGTGATATTGCACTCTCCAAGAAAGACATTTCTGTATACGTCATATTCTATTTTGACACCATAATGCAGTGGTTTAAAATTGCCATTcaaaacattgtaattaagTTCAGTGtcatttttcgtaaattttgcAGTAGGTAGTATAATTatcatgataaatattaatctgttTAATAAGATATGTGAAAATGCCATACTAATTCCCACTTGAAGCATCTGCAAGAAGAATTTCTTGATTAGAAAAAACACATACATTTGCGACTGTAgagaataattgttttatgtttgGCGCCAGTGTCTGTAGAGTGCGTGCGCTACTGTTGCGTGACTAATGAAAATGCGCTTCTTCTGTTCAGTTAAGACTGTAATCGACAAGAATTTTTCCGCGCGCGTATTGTCTTTTCACaacaaactttatattaaCTACAGAGAATTGATATTGTGTTTCAAGAACCTCTGGCTATAgtacaaaaagtaatatataacaGCGACACATgctatttaacttttatataagaagaataaatattatacagggtgattcaaaataacttgatgtccttgcaatgccatattcttgagtgaattctgagacgattttcctttttacaaaattttgttcgaagcttagtttttgagttataattgaaaataatttgttacttacgagtccgatacaacggacaggcagggatagtgcaatgcgtcatgagacgatagtaaacacttgacagtctcattatacgttgcgcatccctgcctgcccgttgtaccaAACTCGTAAGTCGCtacttattttcaattataattcgaaaattaagctttggacaaaattttgtaataggaaaaatcgtctcagaattcgctcaagaatatggcattgcacgaacatcaggttattttaaATCACTCTGTATAACAACTATTATAGGTAATCGTACTAAAGCGGTGTaagattttcatgaaaaacagttaaaaaaaagaaggaattatttgtgacaataaaaaaaaaaaaaaattttaaatacgagAGGTTATCTAGAATCTTATGTGAGCGAGCAGCAtaatttgttcaaaattttttgttaaatataaaactaaaaatattaaatatgtataaaatttatatattactcaAAATGCAACTCAGTTAGGACATGTGCGTTTCATATACGTTTCCTAAACATGTCCAATGTATACATGTACGTTGAGAAAACGTATATGAAACGAACGTGTGTTATTTGGCAATAAGTAAgagaaactaaattttatttttacagaaaattacGTTCTTACATTGCtacagataattaaataaaatttcacttcAACTATACGTACCctagttttcaaaaaatacaatcgatattttcaataaattttgcaaatattataataattataataattttaaacgtgtgatataaatgttattgaaaaattttacattcaaaCAGACGATAGATAATTGTTACGTTTATCTCAGCTCACGTACCataaaatgaaaaaggaaaaattgaaaagaatcgTTAAATATGTTCATCAGCTCTGAAGaatatgttttaaagaatataaagctGTATCTGTTATGTTTTAGtaatttgttatatgtttttaatgagaaatattttacttatggTAACTCACTTCTATAGATTACAATGAtgtgtttattataattacagtactttgtaacaattaacaatttgtaacAATAGTACAGTTAACACCGTCTGGATTTGCAAATGCAGAAATATCTAAATTGAATTGCTATCTTACTGTTTCGAGAAATCACCGAACACTAAGTGGAATATTGGCAGCtaacataatatatagattatatgATGTAAATAGTTCCTAAGAGGTTACGCGGTAACATATGCTACTAAACAATGGAGACGTTATTGACCGTTGATATCTAATCGAATAAAATCGCGCATAGAATATAGAAAGTAAATTTGTAAGTTGTTTTTAACTATTGTTACAGGAAATGTGTggaaaattatacttttaatgcACATATCAGTTTTATGTTtactatattaaaatagaaattgaatattttttcggatataatcaatttgtattaaattataaatttattgatatatattcttatacatTGTTACGAATAAAAGAAGAGAGTTACTCatcaaaaaatgaattattaagctttattataaaagatattatactgttaaaataataaaatactataaaatttttatgtcaaagAAGAGCCAAATGGAAGAGTAACAAACATACCAAAAACTTACACttggatataataaataaataaaataattatatttatatataaaaatataaattaatgttaaatattagattaatgaaatattaaaaacaagtgAATCAAAAAtggaacaatttaaaattgagaagtaatatttaatacaataataaaaacagtattacaaaaatatttcatatataaaggAGCGAGTAAAACAATTGTCTTTCATGGATTCAATTGTTTGcttaattctttctttctatataGGAAGGTACCTCGATGCGCTCGTAGTATGTGACTCGTTTTTCACAT
This genomic window from Linepithema humile isolate Giens D197 chromosome 5, Lhum_UNIL_v1.0, whole genome shotgun sequence contains:
- the LOC105679607 gene encoding thyrotropin-releasing hormone-degrading ectoenzyme-like isoform X2, with protein sequence MLQVGISMAFSHILLNRLIFIMIIILPTAKFTKNDTELNYNVLNGNFKPLHYGVKIEYDVYRNVFLGECNITIQINRPTENITINTNTISIEQIDLFDDDYNEMFSIQMFSFINEFKKKYIHLDFIQLSGDVLYPDTYILKFIYSGMIFDDEKDADNEKNKMLNKKSIKVIKAVELFPCWNEAIFKTTFNISIKHHKDYKFLSSMPIRIQVENLDNTLWTYFDKSPLMSAKHLTIVKSTFTNFFASIKNVKFWYRKEMIDQVRFAENIVQDVIYYLQLKSRAIIPKIDYFVIEDFQHSNEKTRGFILLREEDIIYNYTLHPVRKMEVANLIARKTISYWYDDMFLWSKEGFITFLAALILNQTRLYSMMDLFYIQVQQESLRFDDLPTDSLPFKSSRYYITSSIIWRMLYHIISDMKFWTSLNMYKNIQHNQTNATDTENLSTIVSFWNAVESILGTTSNIRNFNIEDVIDIWSMQGHYPVLYVTRNYSTNLVSITYINSKHIQFPNMKQYELYVVYTTKSLMNIETHYFWLSTLTPYHYISHKIDINDWIILNLQQGYYRVNYDLENWKRLAWYLYNENYNTIPVLNRALIIDDAFYFLTQKQLSINLFWDITSFLLKDTDYVAWYPMIKAVEYMTCVWEIQHNALIKEVIKEMFNKLLQNIGYDDKFDENDFTKCLREEAVKWACVLGEPECRKIATSKLKEDLQTSEQNKLSKWREWIYCKGLMTANPLTWDKVLIKWERTSDDAFLDYLTCFTNPDTYRIYLDIIINERVHYNVKNSKTSAKNVLLIVAKHARNDDVLKYIFDNIRLFEFSINKQIDHIAILIVIITHEHSVEQFEKITEFAKGLSEKRLIDAVKQKIKKRKLECEKRVTYYERIDIPTYIERKN
- the LOC105679607 gene encoding thyrotropin-releasing hormone-degrading ectoenzyme-like isoform X1, with protein sequence MYVFFLIKKFFLQMLQVGISMAFSHILLNRLIFIMIIILPTAKFTKNDTELNYNVLNGNFKPLHYGVKIEYDVYRNVFLGECNITIQINRPTENITINTNTISIEQIDLFDDDYNEMFSIQMFSFINEFKKKYIHLDFIQLSGDVLYPDTYILKFIYSGMIFDDEKDADNEKNKMLNKKSIKVIKAVELFPCWNEAIFKTTFNISIKHHKDYKFLSSMPIRIQVENLDNTLWTYFDKSPLMSAKHLTIVKSTFTNFFASIKNVKFWYRKEMIDQVRFAENIVQDVIYYLQLKSRAIIPKIDYFVIEDFQHSNEKTRGFILLREEDIIYNYTLHPVRKMEVANLIARKTISYWYDDMFLWSKEGFITFLAALILNQTRLYSMMDLFYIQVQQESLRFDDLPTDSLPFKSSRYYITSSIIWRMLYHIISDMKFWTSLNMYKNIQHNQTNATDTENLSTIVSFWNAVESILGTTSNIRNFNIEDVIDIWSMQGHYPVLYVTRNYSTNLVSITYINSKHIQFPNMKQYELYVVYTTKSLMNIETHYFWLSTLTPYHYISHKIDINDWIILNLQQGYYRVNYDLENWKRLAWYLYNENYNTIPVLNRALIIDDAFYFLTQKQLSINLFWDITSFLLKDTDYVAWYPMIKAVEYMTCVWEIQHNALIKEVIKEMFNKLLQNIGYDDKFDENDFTKCLREEAVKWACVLGEPECRKIATSKLKEDLQTSEQNKLSKWREWIYCKGLMTANPLTWDKVLIKWERTSDDAFLDYLTCFTNPDTYRIYLDIIINERVHYNVKNSKTSAKNVLLIVAKHARNDDVLKYIFDNIRLFEFSINKQIDHIAILIVIITHEHSVEQFEKITEFAKGLSEKRLIDAVKQKIKKRKLECEKRVTYYERIDIPTYIERKN